A window of Salmo trutta chromosome 5, fSalTru1.1, whole genome shotgun sequence contains these coding sequences:
- the LOC115193661 gene encoding protein phosphatase 1 regulatory subunit 3C-B: MSATRVLHVLNSSAMPVPVMPVDIAMRMYITHSPPLRSFLSSHEDLRARNRANHYKPLRPCISSQRPLEAPSLVWKSPKTTMKTSKGKKRVVFADSKGMSLTAIHVFSKFDEEPMLTNFQFDLIDLENATMELKISPKRSLVLDFPQPAADYLAFRNRLLKNSVCLENCTLQDKSLTGTVKVRNLGFEKSVHVRVTVDSWKTYTDIDCTFMNNIYSCQDTDTFAFVFKLPRYVPPYNRVEFCICFKSKDQVFWDNNDGKNYILKPIGWNGEDVKTLPKTPVERKKPEEHKNSSKLLEMGFDQFGSPRSSSGLFPGLQSWGRIENGANYW; encoded by the exons ATGAGTGCCACGAG GGTCCTCCACGTATTAAATTCATCAGCAATGCCGGTTCCTGTTATGCCTGTAGACATCGCTATGCGGATGTACATCACACACTCGCCACCTCTCCGGAGCTTCCTCAGTTCCCATGAGGACTTGAGGGCCAGGAACCGGGCAAACCACTACAAGCCCCTACGGCCCTGCATCAGCTCCCAGAGGCCCCTGGAGGCCCCCAGTCTGGTCTGGAAGAGCCCCAAGACAACCATGAAGACCTCAAAGGGCAAGAAGAGAGTGGTCTTTGCCGACTCCAAAGGCATGTCTCTCACAGCCATCCACGTCTTTTCAAAGTTTGATGAGGAGCCCATGCTGACCAACTTTCAATTTGACCTCATAGACCTGGAAAATGCCACCATGGAGCTGAAGATCAGCCCCAAGCGAAGCCTGGTGCTGGACTTTCCCCAACCCGCTGCAGACTATCTGGCCTTCCGGAACCGGCTGTTGAAGAACTCTGTGTGCCTGGAAAACTGCACACTGCAGGATAAGTCACTCACAGGCACCGTGAAAGTCCGAAACCTTGGCTTTGAGAAATCTGTCCATGTCCGGGTAACTGTTGACTCATGGAAAACCTACACAGACATTGACTGCACCTTTATGAACAACATCTACAGTTGCCAGGACACAGACACATTCGCCTTTGTCTTCAAACTGCCCCGTTACGTACCTCCTTATAACAGAGTCGAATTCTGCATATGCTTCAAAAGCAAAGACCAGGTTTTCTGGGACAATAATGACGGGAAAAACTACATTCTCAAACCAATTGGGTGGAATGGAGAGGATGTGAAAACACTTCCCAAAACCCCTGTTGAGCGTAAGAAACCAGAAGAGCACAAGAACTCCAGTAAACTACTGGAGATGGGGTTTGACCAGTTTGGAAGTCCACGCTCATCAAGTGGACTCTTTCCTGGGTTGCAAAGCTGGGGCCGAATTGAGAATGGTGCCAACTACTGGTGA